In Natronomonas halophila, one DNA window encodes the following:
- a CDS encoding tyrosine-type recombinase/integrase, with the protein MSTPSQSGRSTDSNISWLKADQVEAMRDAAHEGRHGPRDDAIVTLLYGTGLRRGEIAQVDRDMLDLEEEQLRIPSGIQKDYPNDNTPSPATFDLDPSGDLRTVRTHRVYLSDHDGDDALFPSQKSPRMTGKAINDVVKRLAERAGVEPYTYAGRGSAKDVTAHTLRHSVAWRMLRYEDRNTLYDVRNRLRHSSILTTERKYDHFETI; encoded by the coding sequence ATGTCCACTCCCAGCCAATCCGGCCGCTCTACGGATTCAAACATTTCGTGGCTCAAGGCCGACCAGGTCGAAGCCATGCGTGATGCCGCACACGAAGGCCGCCACGGCCCCCGCGACGACGCGATCGTCACGCTCCTCTACGGCACCGGCCTTCGACGCGGCGAGATCGCACAGGTCGACCGGGACATGCTCGACCTCGAGGAAGAGCAACTCCGCATCCCCAGCGGAATCCAGAAAGACTACCCGAACGACAACACACCTTCGCCGGCGACGTTCGACCTCGATCCGAGTGGCGACCTCCGAACCGTGCGGACCCACCGTGTTTACCTCTCCGATCACGATGGTGATGATGCGCTCTTCCCAAGCCAGAAGTCGCCCCGGATGACGGGTAAGGCCATCAACGACGTCGTGAAGCGTCTCGCCGAGCGCGCCGGCGTTGAACCCTACACCTACGCTGGGCGTGGTTCCGCGAAGGACGTGACCGCCCATACATTACGACACTCTGTCGCTTGGCGGATGCTTCGGTACGAAGACAGGAATACGCTCTATGACGTTCGGAATCGGTTACGACACTCATCTATCCTAACTACTGAGCGGAAATACGACCACTTCGAGACAATCTAA